The following are encoded in a window of Oncorhynchus masou masou isolate Uvic2021 chromosome 17, UVic_Omas_1.1, whole genome shotgun sequence genomic DNA:
- the LOC135558487 gene encoding volume-regulated anion channel subunit LRRC8D-like, with protein MFTITELASLNDIQPTYRILKPWWDVFMDYLGVVMLMLSIFAMTMQITKDQVACLPCLEEAVAGPNSWTSQSPQETASSAVGITTVLATPMATKDLPDSAVHEVHNTQPIVVSKMQQPRPTGIQTNLDYQQYVFVNQMCYHIALPWYSKYFPYLSLIHTLVLMVSSNFWFKYPKTSSKIEHFVSILGRCFESPWTTKALSETACEDSEENKQRLTGTTSAQRELSQETKDENTANSSTPMLGNTGVKFSADKPVAEAPSMTILDKKDGEQAKALFEKVRKFRAHVEDSDFIYKLYVAQTVVKTVKFILILSYTSTFIAAIEFHHICEPKIKHLTGYEQFFCTHNMAFMLRKLLLSYMALILIYGMVCLYSLHWLFRRPLKEYSFEKVREESSFSDIPDVKNDFAFLLHMVDQYDQLYSKRFGVFLSEVSENKLREISLNHEWTFEKLRQLVTRNPQDQQELHLFMLSGLPNAVFDLTDLEILKLELIPEVRFSAKVSQMTSLQELHLCHCPAKVEQTAFVFLRDHLRCLHVKFTDVAEIPAWVYLLRSLRELNLVGNLSSENNKMIGLECMRDLKHLKTLYLKSNLTKIPSNLTELSPHLIKLVVHNDGTKLLVLNSLKKMTNLADLELHNCELERIPHAIFSLTNLQELDLKSNNIRTIEEVISFQHLKRLTCLKLWHNKIITIPASIGQVKSLESLHLSHNKLETLPPALFHLPKLRHLDVSHNSITVIPPDLGLLQNLQHFAINANKVEVLPKQLFRCTKLKFLCLSNNVLTNLPETVGQLVHLAQLELRGNCLDRLPSLLGNCRLLRKNSLIVEDHLFDTLPVEVKESISRETNVSFASGL; from the coding sequence ATGTTTACCATCACAGAGTTAGCGTCGCTGAACGACATCCAGCCGACCTACCGCATCCTAAAACCATGGTGGGACGTCTTCATGGACTACCTGGGGGTGGTCATGCTCATGTTGTCCATCTTTGCCATGACGATGCAGATCACAAAGGACCAGGTGGCGTGCCTTCCATGCCTGGAGGAAGCGGTGGCAGGGCCAAACTCTTGGACATCCCAAAGTCCACAAGAAACCGCCTCATCAGCAGTTGGCATAACGACAGTGCTTGCTACACCAATGGCCACTAAAGATCTACCAGACAGTGCAGTACACGAGGTCCACAACACCCAGCCCATCGTTGTGAGCAAAATGCAGCAACCCAGGCCCACAGGGATCCAAACCAACTTAGATTATCAGCAGTATGTCTTTGTCAACCAAATGTGTTACCATATTGCCTTGCCCTGGTATTCAAAGTACTTCCCGTACCTCTCCCTCATCCACACCCTTGTGCTTATGGTCAGTAGTAACTTCTGGTTCAAATACCCCAAGACAAGCTCAAAGATTGAACACTTTGTGTCCATTCTCGGACGGTGCTTTGAGTCTCCGTGGACTACAAAGGCTTTGTCCGAGACAGCCTGTGAGGATTCTGAGGAGAACAAGCAGAGACTGACTGGCACCACTTCAGCACAGAGAGAGTTATCACAGGAAACGAAAGATGAAAATACTGCAAACTCATCTACCCCTATGCTTGGGAATACAGGAGTCAAGTTCTCAGCAGATAAGCCTGTTGCTGAAGCCCCAAGTATGACTATCCTGGACAAGAAAGATGGGGAGCAGGCCAAGGCTCTATTTGAGAAGGTGCGCAAATTCCGCGCCCATGTGGAGGACAGCGATTTCATCTACAAGCTCTATGTAGCTCAGACTGTGGTCAAAACGGTCAAGTTTATTTTGATTCTGTCCTATACGTCAACATTTATTGCTGCCATCGAGTTTCATCACATATGTGAACCCAAAATCAAACACTTAACCGGATATGAGCAGTTCTTTTGTACCCACAACATGGCTTTCATGTTGAGAAAGCTCCTCCTCAGCTACATGGCCCTCATATTGATCTATGGGATGGTCTGCTTGTATTCCCTCCACTGGCTTTTCAGGCGCCCCCTTAAAGAGTACTCATTTGAGAaagtcagagaggagagtagcTTCAGTGACATTCCTGATGTGAAGAATGACTTTGCGTTCCTTCTGCACATGGTCGATCAGTACGACCAGCTGTATTCCAAACGGTTCGGTGTCTTCCTCTCGGAGGTCAGCGAGAACAAGCTGAGGGAGATCAGTCTAAACCACGAGTGGACATTTGAGAAGCTCAGACAGCTTGTGACCCGAAATCCCCAAGACCAGCAGGAGCTCCACCTCTTCATGCTTTCTGGTCTCCCCAATGCAGTGTTTGACCTCACCGACCTGGAAATACTTAAACTAGAGCTAATTCCTGAGGTCAGGTTTTCGGCAAAGGTTTCCCAAATGACCAGTCTGCAGGAGCTGCACCTCTGCCACTGCCCTGCCAAAGTTGAGCAGACTGCCTTTGTCTTTCTCCGTGACCACCTCCGCTGCCTCCATGTCAAGTTCACAGACGTCGCTGAGATCCCAGCATGGGTTTATTTGTTGAGGAGTTTGAGGGAGCTAAACTTAGTAGGGAATTTAAGCTCAGAAAACAACAAAATGATAGGACTAGAGTGCATGCGTGATTTGAAACATCTTAAGACATTATATCTGAAGAGCAACCTCACCAAGATCCCCTCAAACCTCACTGAGCTGTCCCCACACCTGATCAAACTGGTGGTGCATAATGATGGTACTAAACTACTTGTACTGAACAGCCTCAAGAAGATGACAAACCTCGCCGATCTGGAGCTGCACAACTGTGAGCTGGAGAGGATCCCCCATGCTATTTTCAGCTTAACCAACCTTCAAGAGCTGGACCTCAAATCCAACAACATTCGCACCATCGAAGAGGTCATCAGCTTTCAGCACCTCAAGAGGTTGACCTGCCTCAAATTGTGGCACAACAAAATCATCACCATTCCAGCCTCAATAGGCCAGGTCAAGTCTTTGGAGTCTCTTCACCTTTCACACAACAAACTGGAGACGCTCCCGCCGGCGCTGTTCCACCTCCCCAAGCTGAGGCACTTGGATGTCAGTCACAACTCCATCACAGTGATCCCGCCGGACTTGGGTCTCCTGCAGAACCTCCAGCACTTCGCAATCAATGCAAACAAGGTGGAGGTGCTGCCCAAGCAGCTGTTCAGGTGCACCAAGCTAAAGTTTCTGTGTCTGAGCAATAATGTCCTCACCAACCTGCCTGAGACTGTGGGTCAGTTGGTGCATCTTGCTCAGCTGGAGCTGAGGGGGAACTGTCTGGACCGCCTTCCCTCACTGCTGGGGAACTGTCGCCTTCTACGTAAAAACAGCCTCATTGTAGAGGACCACCTTTTTGACACTTTGCCTGTAGAGGTAAAGGAGAGCATTAGTCGGGAGACCAATGTGTCCTTTGCGAGTGGCTTATAG
- the znf326 gene encoding DBIRD complex subunit ZNF326: MSRRNNRPFSDYGLPNTYTAHGSGTPTQGSAGTTHHTRHSTVNPGSYNSQQTSNSEKAELYDPYDPNPGSSSDSEVEPSKGREDHHRHRVSGGSSRLSSGYQGSASVAGHRDGFNWDLLSSRPSTRHEQSSRDHSERPLPTTENPLFPLNAYWEQGENGREMSTTTVAGKETRNPPGFTRSHWDTNPIHGQSESSGRGGDLTKSPSEVTKKRSRSPNEDISSDFFTCDMCNLDFHKASTLEVHLKCNSHWETLEHIQNQNNYDDTAIAFLHEAMLTKVREGDRLEMNRQSLRVLQDKDYMTKLDIFHCAPCQVYVSVHPSSLQDHLSSKDHLRNKMEFRTKQLRESVNFAKATMKRMNTEYASFCEGKDPFEQSS; encoded by the exons ATGAGTCGACGAAATAATCGCCCTTTTTCTGATTATGGACTGCCGAATACATACACTGCTCATGGAAG CGGCACACCAACCCAGGGAAGTGCAG GAACAACCCACCACACAAGACACTCGACCGTAAACCCAGGATCCTACAACTCTCAGCAAACAAGCAACTCAGAAAA AGCCGAGCTCTACGACCCATATGATCCTAATCCTGGCTCATCATCAGACTCTGAAGTGGAGCCTTCCAAAGGCAGGGAAGACCATCACAGACACAGAGTTAGTGGAGGGAGCAGCCGCCTGAGTAGTGGATATCAAGGCTCTGCTTCAGTAGCTGGACATCGTGATGGCTTCAACTGGGATTTGTTATCCTCTCGGCCCAGTACCAGACATGAGCAGTCCAGCCGTGATCACTCAGAACGGCCGTTGCCCACGACAGAAAACCCACTATTTCCCCTCAATGCATATTGGGAACAGGGGGAAAATGGGAGAGAAATGTCCACAACCACAGTAGCTGGCAAAGAG ACAAGAAATCCACCAGGGTTTACCCGGTCCCATTGGGATACCAACCCCATTCATGGCCAATCAGAATCTAGTGGAAGAG GAGGGGACCTAACCAAGTCACCCTCAGAGGTCACAAAGAAGAGAAGCAGAAGCCCAAATGAGGACATATCGAG TGATTTCTTCACCTGTGACATGTGTAACTTGGATTTCCATAAAGCGAGCACCCTTGAGGTGCATCTGAAGTGCAATAGTCACTGGGAGACTCTGGAGCACATCCAAAATCAAAACAACTACGACGACACGGCAATCGCCTTTTTGCAT GAGGCCATGTTAACCAAAGTCCGGGAAGGTGATAGACTGGAGATGAACAGACAAAGCCTTAGAG TATTGCAGGACAAGGATTACATGACAAAGTTAGATATTTTCCACTGTGCTCCTTGCCAAGTCTACGTCTCTGTCCATCCATCGTCACTGCAGGATCACCTGAGCTCCAAAGACCACCTGAGGAACAAAATG GAATTTAGAACCAAACAGTTGCGGGAAAGTGTGAACTTTGCGAAGGCCACCATGAAACGAATGAATACTGAGTATGCAAGCTTCTGTGAG GGCAAGGATCCTTTTGAACAGTCATCATGA
- the LOC135558489 gene encoding zinc finger protein 644-like, whose amino-acid sequence MSDLTGIDEEEKDADPMMDPLDLLQDPMRNQMPLFMEMLDRPQTSPMRENSSVLDVLSNTNVLSVNGPSSHQIFESDEFNSLSTEKEEEKSITQLKNVQDIDTTGIWGFDVESSENSMDNYEGPLSWDPQREFMQFLWDNHDDSPVEEPPKADPPPNSQRRRKRKMDMVVMVDPSEELYSDLSLKSTKDIFDEEDQEDPVPINKVQLLRKSSKPQSPTAKKAQYPNGTVDAIKQLIFSAPERNPHEQSVAHKLTPLNGKPQTDPCSEEEPLFFPCTKCNINFKEKNHLHRHMRTHTDPPSPINMPKPFICRECGQSFRFRNALLRHMTIHQERRERLMEEIKGMNELKDEGTDARLQCPQCAFGTNCPNTFIQHAKTHEKDKRYYDCKKCNYMAVTVFELERHVNKEHGLCKNQEEPPEKPSVLQSKEEDETHHSYSCNCCSYGTSSKNVFKNHLAIRHNQTYEEYEALQCRERKEYAQPPSEKHLPIRKSPVVDSFTSELTSKFSVKKQAFRKRTDSPCDSNDISDLFKKDKIVHRAQRGFKSQPTESKLDKSINNLLSRQRSDKQRNEKIDVTTGFSFIEDRNGDTNDHDFGRTLSGISENPNSSSNSHKCLLASKLENNTLNSVCEKPVLKKYPSKRKMSTPYRNTVDQDSCFILPKNLQSPKMLNMMEDMEEEDRHDKDVFQYSDYATDANTKRLDKSEIKQDKPYIVHSFSRRMSMRGVLGTSEDMFEKGQDGQSQQKLVVKEECIETHIFGETLAPNSVPLSESFLDPDSEGGGERKTCPYCPAVFESGVGLSNHVRGHLHRVGLSYNARHVVSREQVASQDRKPRIRRKMVAMQRLKKAPKLGSEDSPVRGHSCPLCGDSFDNKTGLSNHVRGHLKRLGKTIATKSKSPMLLLRELMRDKREFQRALQILGKKRIPSHSRIPSKQAISNHLTPPKWNPIQNLYNNAKSLVPMYSLPGETLDKKQAETKLEVKGSLSSALIGILKKRKCQVDSKLRTSSLTARNALAVPPSTEHSRGAQVNSTLSNSTSEKGEFNRKVCVHCNATFHSGVSLSNHLRAYAKRKRTALLEGTTYDCKQRRQRSRPGSKKKTSPTTPHAPEEMYRLTCRFCDLVFQGPLSVQEDWIKHLQRHIMNTSVPHTGTGMREVTSLPKDPSFTITERQTPSLATHTAS is encoded by the exons ATGTCTGATCTGACCGGTATTGATGAAGAGGAAAAAGATGCAGATCCTATGATGGACCCCTTAGATCTCCTTCAGGATCCAATGAGAAATCAGATGCCCTTGTTTATGGAAatgttggacagacctcagacTTCTCCAATGAGAGAAAATAGCAGTGTCCTTGATGTTCTCTCAAACACaaatgtgttgtctgtgaatgGACCTTCTTCACACCAGATCTTCGAATCAGATGAGTTCAACAGCTTGTCAACagaaaaggaggaggaaaagagtATTACTCAGTTGAAGAATGTGCAGGACATTGACACTACAGGGATATGGGGTTTCGATGTAGAATCTTCTGAAAACTCAATGGATAATTATGAGGGTCCCCTAAGCTGGGACCCTCAGAGAGAATTCATGCAGTTTCTATGGGACAACCATGATGATTCTCCTGTGGAGGAGCCACCAAAGGCAGATCCTCCCCCAAATAGCCAAAGGAGGAGGAAACGCAAAATGGACATGGTGGTCATGGTTGATCCCTCAGAGGAACTTTACTCTGATTTGAGCCTCAAGTCAACAAAAGACATATTTGATGAGGAGGATCAAGAAGACCCTGTTCCCATCAACAAGGTCCAATTATTAAGAAAAAGCTCCAAACCTCAATCACCGACAGCGAAGAAAGCACAGTATCCCAATGGAACTGTAGATGCCATCAAGCAACTGATTTTCAGTGCGCCAGAAAGAAATCCACATGAGCAAAGCGTGGCTCACAAGCTTACGCCATTGAATGGGAAACCGCAGACAGACCCTTGTTCAGAGGAAGAGCCATTGTTTTTTCCTTGCACAAAGTGCAACATCAATTTCAAGGAGAAGAACCATTTGCACCGGCACATGAGGACTCACACAGATCCGCCTAGTCCTATCAACATGCCAAAGCCTTTTATATGCAGGGAGTGTGGACAGTCGTTCCGCTTTCGCAACGCCCTTCTTCGGCATATGACCATACaccaggagagaagggagagactcaTGGAGGAGATCAAGGGCATGAATGAATTGAAGGATGAGGGCACAGATGCAAGGCTACAGTGCCCCCAATGCGCTTTTGGAACAAATTGTCCAAATACTTTTATTCAACATGCTAAGACTCATGAGAAGGACAAGCGGTACTACGACTGTAAGAAGTGTAACTACATGGCTGTGACAGTGTTTGAACTTGAGAGACACGTGAACAAAGAGCACGGTCTCTGTAAAAACCAGGAAGAGCCACCGGAGAAACCCAGTGTGTTACAGTCAAAGGAAGAGGATGAAACGCATCATTCTTACTCCTGTAACTGTTGTTCTTATGGCACCTCAAGCAAAAACGTATTCAAAAATCATCTTGCGATTCGTCATAATCAGACATACGAAGAATATGAAGCTTTGCAGTGTAGAGAAAGAAAGGAGTATGCACAACCACCCTCTGAGAAGCACCTCCCCATTAGGAAATCCCCAGTAGTAGATTCTTTTACTTCAGAGCTGACATCCAAATTCTCTGTAAAAAAACAGGCTTTCAGAAAAAGAACAGATTCCCCTTGTGATTCAAATGACATTTCCGATCTTTTCAAAAAGGATAAAATTGTTCACAGAGCACAAAGGGGATTCAAGTCTCAACCCACAGAGTCAAAACTTGACAAGTCAATAAATAATCTGCTGTCTCGACAAAGAAGTGACAAGCAGAGGAATGAAAAAATTGATGTCACCACAGGTTTTTCTTTTATCGAGGACAGAAACGGGGACACCAATGATCATGATTTTGGAAGAACATTGTCAGGAATTTCAGAAAATCCAAATTCTTCCTCTAATAGCCACAAATGTTTATTGGCATCTAAGTTGGAGAATAATACATTAAATTCTGTCTGTGAAAAGCCCGTTCTGAAAAAGTACCCCTCCAAAAGAAAAATGTCCACCCCTTATCGcaatactgttgaccaggactctTGCTTCATTTTACCCAAAAATTTGCAAAGTCCAAAGATGCTAAACATGATGGAAGATATGGAAGAGGAAGACCGTCATGATAAGGATGTGTTCCAGTATAGTGACTATGCCACAGATGCCAACACTAAACGTCTTGATAAAAGTGAAATCAAGCAAGATAAACCGTACATTGTTCATTCCTTTAGCAGAAGAATGTCTATGAGGGGAGTCCTTGGAACCTCTGAAGACATGTTTGAGAAAGGTCAAGACGGGCAGTCTCAGCAGAAGCTTGTTGTCAAGGAAGAGTGCATCGAAACACATATTTTTGGAGAGACCCTTGCGCCTAACTCAGTACCTTTAAGTGAATCGTTTTTAGATCCTGATTCGGAAGGTGGTGGGGAGCGGAAGACCTGCCCTTACTGTCCTGCAGTGTTTGAGTCAGGTGTGGGATTATCCAATCACGTCAGAGGGCATCTTCATCGGGTTGGACTGAGTTACAATGCACGCCATGTGGTATCAAGGGAGCAAGTGGCTTCTCAAGATCGGAAGCCCCGCATCCGTCGAAAGATGGTAGCAATGCAACGACTGAAAAAAG CGCCCAAGTTGGGGTCCGAGGACTCTCCGGTCCGAGGGCACTCCTGTCCATTATGTGGGGACTCTTTTGATAATAAGACTGGGCTGTCCAACCATGTTCGGGGCCATCTGAAACGGCTCGGCAAAACCATCGCCACGAAGTCCAAATCCCCAATGTTGTTGCTCCGGGAGCTGATGCGTGACAAGAGAGAGTTCCAGAGAGCTCTGCAGATTCTGGGCAAAAAACGGATCCCCTCCCATTCCAGAATCCCCTCAAAGCAGGCCATATCTAATCATCTGACACCTCCTAAATGGAATcccatccagaacctctacaaCAATGCCAAATCACTGGTGCCCATGTATTCTCTACCAGGGGAAACATTGGATAAGAAACAGGCAGAGACTAAGTTGGAGGTGAAAGGTTCACTCTCGAGTGCCTTGATAGGAATTCTGAAGAAGAGGAAGTGTCAGGTGGACTCAAAGTTGAGGACTTCCTCTCTAACGGCAAGAAACGCCCTGGCAGTTCCCCCCAGTACAGAGCACAGTAGAGGAGCACAAGTAAACTCAACACTCTCAAACTCTACATCAG AGAAAGGTGAATTCAACAGGAAGGTGTGTGTCCATTGCAATGCAACCTTCCACAGCGGTGTTAGTCTGTCCAATCACTTGCGGGCATATGCAAAACGAAAGAGGACTGCCTTGTTGGAGGGAACAA CGTATGACTGTAAACAAAGGAGGCAGAGATCGAGGCCTGGTTCCAAGAAGAAGACATCCCCTACTACTCCACACGCACCCGAGGAGATGTATAGACTAACCTGCAG ATTCTGTGACCTAGTTTTCCAGGGCCCCTTGTCGGTCCAGGAGGACTGGATAAAGCATCTACAAAGGCACATTATGAATACCAGTGTCCCCCACACAGGGACAGGCATGAGGGAGGTCACCTCATTGCCCAAGGACCCCTCCTTCACCATCACTGAAAGACAGACCCCATCACTGGCAACTCACACTGCCTCCTAA